One Gammaproteobacteria bacterium genomic window carries:
- the mrcA gene encoding peptidoglycan glycosyltransferase/peptidoglycan DD-transpeptidase MrcA, which yields MTFLLRLLGSLLNALLSVICSILSITMTLTLAAMVAMAAVYAHVARDLPDIQTLREVRLQVPLRIYSADGRLMAEIGEKRRIPLRLDQIPKKLVQTVLAVEDDRFFEHPGVDLQSLIRATLSLARTGEKGQGGSTITMQVARNFYLSPEKSYRRKIREIALAFGIERAFTKNEILELYLNKIYFGNRAYGVGAAAQVYYGLPVEELNVAQMAMIAGLPKAPSRDNPLVNPSRSLTRRAYVLNRLLTLGIIDSSTYDTAIASPETARLHGPEVEANAPYLVEMVRAELVSAYGEDAYTAGFRVYTTLNPTRQRAADTALREGLLDYEERHGYRGPEGSLAGTQNSHQINAALATYPTLAGLPVARVMTVEGRTARVQVAGHDPITLDWAGISWARRRFGSNARGPLPRQTADVMRVGDVVRVHLNPEGKWRLAQRPEVSGALISLNPQDGAIVALTGGYDFFQSKFNRAIQAERQPGSSFKPFIYSAGLERGYTPASIFNDAPLTIDLPGLPAWRPENYGGKYHGPTRLREALIHSLNMVSIRLLQAIGVDYAIDYATRFGFARERMPRNFTLALGTLVATPLEMAGAYATFANGGYRVTPYFIRRVEDEHGATVFQAEPPTICRECPEGQEVGATENTMLARGQGGLPVAPRVVDARNVYMMNSMLRDVVRRGTAARAKRLGRSDLAGKTGTTNEERDTWFSGFNSELLTTVWIGYDHMEPLGRDETGGKTALPIWMDYMAEALRGVPEAPFNEPPGLVTVRINGHTGYIAAGGEPGSIFETFRADHPPTRRPVVPEVDPNAIVDTDFGISTSTSTGSNTDDPNAAVNTNSEPEISSNAPRNTESNTDFPTERAPVDIPKNRPRQREILPMVPEQLF from the coding sequence ATGACCTTTCTGCTGCGCCTGCTTGGCTCCCTGCTTAACGCCCTGCTGTCCGTGATCTGCTCGATCCTCTCGATAACTATGACGCTAACACTGGCGGCAATGGTAGCGATGGCGGCAGTCTACGCCCACGTCGCCCGAGATCTCCCCGACATCCAGACCCTACGCGAGGTGCGTTTGCAGGTACCGTTACGGATCTACAGTGCTGATGGTCGTCTAATGGCCGAGATCGGAGAGAAGCGGCGCATCCCCCTCCGCCTCGATCAGATCCCCAAAAAATTGGTCCAAACCGTATTGGCGGTCGAAGATGATCGATTTTTCGAACATCCGGGAGTGGATTTGCAGAGCCTGATACGAGCAACTCTAAGCCTGGCACGGACCGGAGAGAAAGGACAAGGCGGCAGCACCATTACCATGCAAGTGGCGCGCAATTTCTATCTCTCCCCAGAAAAGAGTTATCGCCGTAAAATTAGAGAGATAGCGCTTGCTTTTGGTATTGAACGGGCATTCACTAAGAACGAGATTCTCGAACTCTACCTCAACAAGATCTACTTCGGTAATCGAGCCTACGGCGTAGGGGCAGCGGCACAGGTCTATTACGGGTTGCCTGTGGAAGAACTCAACGTCGCCCAGATGGCAATGATTGCGGGACTGCCCAAAGCACCCTCTCGGGACAATCCTCTCGTCAATCCCAGCCGCTCCCTGACACGGCGTGCCTATGTGCTCAATCGTCTGCTGACTCTGGGAATTATCGATAGCTCCACCTACGACACAGCAATAGCATCTCCAGAGACGGCGCGACTCCATGGGCCAGAGGTAGAGGCAAACGCCCCCTACCTCGTGGAGATGGTCCGTGCCGAGTTAGTGTCGGCCTACGGCGAGGATGCCTACACGGCGGGCTTTCGTGTCTATACCACCCTCAATCCAACGCGCCAACGCGCTGCCGATACTGCACTACGCGAAGGGCTGTTGGACTATGAAGAGCGTCATGGCTATCGGGGTCCAGAAGGAAGCTTGGCGGGCACACAAAATTCCCACCAAATAAACGCAGCCTTAGCGACGTATCCGACCTTGGCCGGATTACCTGTGGCGCGGGTAATGACGGTCGAGGGACGCACCGCCCGGGTTCAGGTGGCGGGTCATGACCCGATTACCTTGGACTGGGCCGGTATCTCTTGGGCACGACGACGCTTCGGTAGCAATGCACGAGGTCCATTGCCACGCCAGACTGCGGATGTAATGCGAGTGGGAGATGTAGTACGGGTACACCTTAACCCGGAGGGAAAGTGGCGTTTGGCGCAACGCCCTGAAGTAAGTGGCGCCTTGATTTCGTTGAACCCCCAAGATGGTGCCATCGTGGCCCTGACAGGGGGGTATGACTTTTTCCAAAGTAAATTCAATCGAGCCATCCAGGCGGAACGTCAACCTGGGTCGAGCTTCAAGCCGTTTATCTACTCGGCGGGCTTGGAACGTGGCTATACCCCGGCCAGTATTTTTAATGATGCCCCGTTAACCATCGATCTACCGGGGCTGCCCGCCTGGCGTCCCGAAAATTATGGGGGCAAGTATCACGGACCCACGCGGCTACGCGAGGCACTCATTCACTCTCTCAACATGGTCTCGATTCGCCTGCTCCAAGCGATTGGTGTGGACTATGCCATTGATTATGCTACCCGCTTTGGTTTCGCACGGGAGCGTATGCCTCGCAACTTCACCCTAGCCCTGGGTACCTTGGTCGCGACCCCGCTGGAAATGGCCGGGGCCTACGCAACCTTCGCCAATGGGGGTTACCGAGTAACACCGTATTTCATCCGACGTGTAGAGGACGAACACGGTGCCACGGTGTTCCAGGCCGAACCACCGACCATTTGTCGGGAGTGCCCCGAGGGGCAAGAAGTAGGTGCCACAGAAAATACCATGCTAGCACGAGGGCAAGGAGGACTCCCGGTAGCACCTCGGGTGGTAGATGCGCGCAATGTCTACATGATGAATTCCATGCTACGCGATGTGGTGCGGCGCGGGACCGCCGCACGGGCCAAACGTTTGGGACGTTCCGATCTGGCCGGTAAGACCGGCACCACCAACGAGGAGCGTGATACCTGGTTTTCCGGTTTCAACAGCGAGCTGCTGACCACCGTATGGATAGGATACGACCACATGGAACCCCTCGGCCGTGACGAGACTGGCGGAAAAACGGCTCTACCCATCTGGATGGATTACATGGCCGAGGCCCTGAGAGGCGTTCCTGAAGCGCCCTTCAATGAACCCCCAGGATTGGTGACGGTACGCATCAATGGCCATACCGGCTATATCGCGGCAGGAGGTGAGCCGGGAAGTATTTTCGAGACATTCCGTGCAGACCATCCCCCAACCCGACGCCCAGTAGTACCTGAAGTTGACCCTAACGCAATCGTTGATACTGACTTTGGTATCAGTACCAGTACCAGCACTGGTAGCAATACCGATGATCCTAATGCCGCAGTTAATACTAATAGTGAACCAGAGATTAGTTCTAATGCGCCCAGAAACACAGAGTCAAATACCGATTTCCCGACGGAAAGGGCTCCTGTCGATATTCCAAAAAATCGTCCGCGTCAACGGGAGATATTACCAATGGTTCCCGAGCAATTATTTTGA